A single genomic interval of Zobellia nedashkovskayae harbors:
- a CDS encoding SusC/RagA family TonB-linked outer membrane protein: MKKRTTKIYPFGIIPKEVLKVCFCAFLLPALISEVQASSAPITSELDFEDVQQQITGAVLDNAGIPLAGVNVLIDGTTTGTQTDFDGKYTIAASSGDVLVFSYIGMKTQSLTVGASGSIDVTMEEDAASLDEVVVIGYGTQKKSDLTGAVGSVSSAELQERPAASLTQSLSGKMPGVSVSINSGRPGGKSNIRIRGNSSVSLSNDPLYVVDGIILVSSGLGNNSSPIDYINPNDIASIEVLKDASATAIYGSRGANGVILVSTKRGSNSGGKISYDSYYSLGNLSRKVDVLNSEQFLMIEEVAYQNAEKYDAVGFANGKYTDPALKRNDPKLFDANGNPLYDTDWQDEVTRAAFTQNHQLSFTGGTEKGSYGAFLGYMDEEGIMKDSWLKRYSGRFVFDSNIRDWMKVGGSLSYNNQKERVIHASWVGRNMIENIPIVPVKYPDGSWASNADYPGMEGGPNPVRVGEEYKKFLRTNTILGNIFANITLAKGLDFRTSIGVNNVEQKTDEYAGRELSFIGTNTNGYAVREANEYTSWQFENYLTYSKEIAETHSITGLLGISWQHINNTAFSARAENFSDDFFSFDNLGAGSVVGNPTSSAFAYGLNSYFGRINYGLQNKYLLTVTGRVDGSSKFGDTNRYAFFPSAALAWKVSEENFLKESKTISNLKLRASYGVTGNSEIPAYGALPGLGNYAYVVNNSVVNGIGIDRLANPDLKWEKTNQVDAGIEVGLFDGRISFEVDLYRKLTEDMLLNSPVPTSSGYASVFRNIGSMENKGIEFSLSTKNITTDNFSWDTDFNIAINKNEVVALSGGSDIFSSRTIIREGEAVGSFFGLVNLGTWGTDEADEAATYFRLPGDVKIEDRNDDGVINQADRTIIGKGIPDGYGSLINTFRYKNFELLVDLQFQYGNDIMYITTRPQENRQGIANSLATVLDAWTPENQDTEIAQWRPVSAGYDNLDTSHMIQDGSFIRGRNLLLGYNFSPDIAEKLKLSRLKIYTSAQNFFVSTKYEGYDPEVQTSDNTFGQGEVNFDQYPKPRVFMIGLNATF, encoded by the coding sequence ATGAAAAAACGGACAACCAAAATTTACCCCTTTGGAATTATCCCAAAGGAGGTTTTAAAGGTTTGCTTTTGTGCATTCCTTTTGCCAGCATTAATCTCTGAAGTTCAGGCGAGCAGCGCTCCCATAACTTCAGAACTTGATTTTGAAGATGTTCAACAGCAAATTACCGGTGCTGTATTGGATAATGCGGGGATACCACTTGCAGGTGTGAATGTTCTAATAGACGGCACAACAACAGGTACACAAACGGACTTTGATGGGAAATATACTATTGCTGCAAGTTCCGGAGATGTATTGGTCTTTTCATACATTGGTATGAAAACTCAGTCGCTAACGGTTGGCGCATCTGGTAGCATAGATGTAACCATGGAGGAAGACGCCGCAAGTTTAGATGAGGTGGTTGTAATTGGTTACGGTACCCAAAAGAAAAGTGATTTAACAGGAGCCGTTGGTTCAGTGTCGTCAGCAGAATTGCAAGAGCGTCCGGCCGCTTCTCTTACGCAATCTTTATCCGGTAAAATGCCTGGTGTAAGCGTATCTATTAATTCAGGTAGACCGGGAGGAAAATCCAATATCAGAATTAGAGGAAATTCTTCGGTTAGCCTTTCTAATGATCCTTTGTATGTAGTAGATGGAATCATATTGGTCTCATCGGGATTAGGCAATAACAGTTCCCCAATAGATTATATCAACCCTAATGATATTGCTTCAATTGAAGTTCTAAAAGATGCTTCTGCAACGGCAATTTATGGTTCTAGGGGTGCTAATGGTGTTATTCTGGTTTCTACCAAAAGAGGAAGTAACTCAGGAGGGAAAATTAGTTATGATAGCTATTACAGTTTAGGAAACCTTTCTAGAAAAGTAGACGTACTGAATTCCGAACAATTTTTGATGATAGAAGAGGTCGCCTATCAGAATGCAGAAAAATATGATGCAGTGGGCTTTGCCAATGGCAAGTATACAGACCCTGCTTTAAAAAGAAACGACCCAAAACTTTTTGATGCCAACGGCAATCCACTTTATGATACGGACTGGCAAGATGAGGTAACCCGAGCGGCCTTCACACAGAACCATCAACTGTCATTTACCGGAGGAACAGAGAAAGGTAGTTATGGTGCGTTTCTTGGTTATATGGACGAGGAAGGTATCATGAAAGATTCATGGTTAAAGAGATATTCTGGTCGTTTTGTTTTTGATTCCAATATTAGGGATTGGATGAAAGTAGGCGGTAGTCTTAGTTATAATAATCAAAAAGAAAGAGTCATTCACGCCTCATGGGTAGGTAGAAATATGATCGAGAATATTCCAATTGTTCCAGTTAAATATCCTGACGGAAGCTGGGCTAGTAATGCAGATTATCCAGGAATGGAAGGAGGCCCAAACCCAGTTAGGGTAGGGGAAGAGTACAAGAAATTCTTGCGCACCAATACCATACTAGGAAACATATTCGCTAATATAACCTTAGCAAAAGGACTGGATTTTAGAACTTCCATAGGCGTAAATAACGTAGAGCAAAAAACGGATGAATATGCTGGCCGTGAACTAAGTTTTATTGGAACGAATACAAACGGTTATGCTGTTAGGGAAGCAAATGAGTATACTTCTTGGCAATTTGAAAATTACTTGACCTATTCAAAAGAAATAGCGGAAACTCATTCAATAACAGGGTTATTGGGTATTTCGTGGCAACATATAAATAATACGGCATTTAGTGCCCGAGCGGAAAATTTCTCGGATGACTTTTTTAGCTTCGATAATTTAGGAGCGGGTTCAGTGGTAGGCAATCCAACGTCAAGTGCTTTTGCTTATGGCCTAAATTCTTATTTTGGACGGATCAATTACGGACTTCAAAATAAATACTTACTGACCGTTACAGGTCGTGTAGATGGATCATCAAAATTTGGAGATACCAATAGATACGCTTTCTTTCCTTCAGCGGCTTTGGCTTGGAAAGTTTCCGAAGAGAATTTCTTGAAAGAATCTAAAACAATATCCAATCTTAAATTAAGAGCTAGTTACGGTGTTACGGGTAATTCGGAAATACCTGCATACGGAGCATTACCGGGTTTAGGAAACTATGCTTATGTGGTTAATAATTCAGTTGTAAATGGTATTGGTATTGACCGCTTGGCTAACCCTGATTTAAAATGGGAAAAAACAAATCAAGTAGATGCCGGAATTGAAGTTGGCTTATTTGATGGAAGAATTTCCTTTGAGGTAGATCTTTACCGTAAGTTAACAGAAGATATGTTATTGAACTCACCTGTACCTACAAGCAGTGGTTATGCTTCTGTATTCCGAAATATAGGGAGTATGGAAAATAAGGGAATTGAGTTTTCCTTGAGCACTAAGAATATTACAACCGATAATTTTTCTTGGGACACCGATTTCAACATTGCAATAAATAAAAATGAGGTAGTTGCGCTTTCTGGAGGAAGTGATATTTTTTCTAGTAGAACTATAATTCGAGAAGGAGAGGCTGTAGGTTCATTCTTTGGCCTTGTTAATCTGGGAACATGGGGAACCGATGAAGCCGATGAAGCCGCAACATATTTTAGATTACCGGGTGATGTTAAGATTGAAGATAGAAATGATGATGGGGTTATCAATCAGGCCGATAGAACTATTATTGGTAAAGGAATTCCTGATGGTTACGGAAGCTTAATAAACACCTTCCGCTACAAGAATTTTGAATTGTTGGTGGATTTACAGTTTCAGTATGGTAATGATATCATGTACATCACTACCCGTCCGCAAGAGAATCGCCAAGGTATTGCAAACAGTCTTGCTACCGTATTGGATGCTTGGACTCCAGAAAATCAGGATACGGAAATTGCTCAATGGAGACCCGTATCTGCCGGTTATGATAATTTAGATACCTCTCACATGATTCAGGATGGGTCATTCATTAGAGGTAGAAATTTATTGTTGGGATATAATTTCTCACCGGATATAGCTGAGAAATTAAAGTTAAGCAGGTTAAAGATATACACATCGGCCCAAAATTTCTTTGTAAGTACAAAATATGAAGGTTATGATCCAGAGGTGCAAACTAGTGATAACACTTTTGGACAAGGAGAGGTAAACTTTGATCAATATCCAAAGCCTAGAGTATTTATGATTGGGTTGAACGCAACTTTCTAA
- a CDS encoding RagB/SusD family nutrient uptake outer membrane protein codes for MKNIIKTRIQVVLMGFSLIIGVGCSDFLEETDPSNITADSYFKTAEHAETSVYSIYSNLRSVRGGSYGGSPWLMLEFATGLADSDLGQADNSNIIRNLTNTSDNAYGKSYWDSSFQGIANANLAIANIPDIAMDEGQKNQLLGEARFLRAYYYYNLVRIFGSVPLITDPIDLSSENLYATQETVENIYAVIVEDLTTAEASGLPFNDGTGKVTLGAVKSLLSSVYLTMAGNPLQLGNEYYQKAADKAKEVIDSAEYSLFPTYADLHDPEQNNTGENIFMVQYEAFVDPSDWQPLVIPYNMNISAYSEQTGAIYANLDFINSYDEGDKRIAEKEFYYTTYTSKFDRDETIVLGGYFLYKHFDIVANLDTASSDLNWDLIRYAEVLLIYAEASNEVSGPTAAAYDAVNGIRTRAELPDLAGLSKDQFREAIWKEKWHELSYENVTWFDMVRLKKGFNVTTGTFEDFVGHQFAYGPTLTERELLFPIPTDELRNNENLVQNAGY; via the coding sequence ATGAAAAATATAATTAAAACCAGAATTCAAGTAGTCTTGATGGGATTCTCGCTAATCATAGGAGTGGGGTGTTCGGATTTTCTTGAAGAAACCGATCCATCTAATATTACTGCAGATAGTTATTTTAAAACTGCGGAGCACGCAGAAACTTCAGTTTATTCCATCTATTCCAATCTCAGAAGCGTCCGCGGAGGGTCATACGGCGGTAGTCCTTGGCTGATGTTGGAATTTGCTACAGGTTTAGCAGATAGTGATTTGGGTCAGGCAGATAATAGCAATATCATTCGGAATTTGACCAATACGTCAGATAATGCCTATGGTAAATCATATTGGGATAGTAGTTTCCAAGGTATAGCCAATGCGAACTTGGCTATTGCTAACATTCCGGATATAGCTATGGATGAAGGCCAAAAAAATCAACTATTGGGAGAAGCTCGGTTTTTAAGAGCCTATTACTATTATAATCTTGTAAGGATTTTTGGTAGTGTTCCTTTAATTACTGACCCTATTGATTTGAGTTCGGAAAACCTATATGCCACCCAAGAAACGGTTGAGAATATTTATGCGGTAATCGTTGAGGATTTAACTACAGCAGAGGCATCGGGTCTTCCGTTTAATGATGGTACCGGAAAAGTAACTTTAGGTGCAGTTAAATCGCTGCTATCTAGTGTGTATTTGACTATGGCTGGTAACCCTCTACAATTGGGTAACGAGTACTATCAAAAAGCAGCGGACAAAGCCAAGGAAGTTATTGATTCGGCAGAATATAGCTTATTCCCTACGTATGCGGATTTACATGACCCTGAACAGAATAATACTGGTGAGAACATTTTTATGGTTCAATATGAAGCTTTTGTAGACCCTTCTGATTGGCAGCCATTGGTAATACCGTATAACATGAATATTTCTGCTTATTCGGAACAGACAGGTGCTATTTATGCCAATCTGGATTTTATAAATTCATATGATGAAGGAGATAAAAGGATAGCAGAAAAGGAATTTTACTATACCACGTATACCTCAAAATTTGATAGGGATGAAACTATTGTTCTAGGTGGGTACTTCCTCTATAAGCATTTTGATATTGTTGCTAATCTTGATACGGCAAGCAGTGATTTAAATTGGGATTTGATTCGATATGCCGAAGTCTTATTGATTTATGCCGAGGCATCCAACGAGGTTTCAGGTCCTACAGCAGCAGCATACGACGCTGTAAACGGAATTAGAACTAGAGCGGAGCTTCCTGATTTGGCCGGACTAAGCAAAGACCAGTTTCGTGAAGCTATTTGGAAGGAAAAATGGCACGAGCTTAGTTATGAGAATGTCACTTGGTTTGATATGGTTAGGCTTAAAAAAGGATTTAATGTTACCACGGGAACTTTTGAAGATTTCGTAGGTCATCAATTTGCATATGGCCCAACATTAACGGAACGTGAACTATTGTTTCCTATACCTACGGATGAACTTCGTAACAATGAGAATCTTGTTCAAAATGCTGGATATTAA
- a CDS encoding arylsulfatase yields MKHNLFKSNRKLGNQNKQGFVAKSLSVFMILACTSSAVMTAQSKSKEKPNVIVVITDDQGMGDLGSYGNPYVKTPNIDTFYEDAVRFNNYHVSTTCAPSRGAIMSGRHTNRLNVFHTITGRSLLFEDEVILPQIFAQNGYTNGMFGKWHLGDNYPYRPEDRGFHEVVRHGGGGITQGPDYWNNDYFDDTYWHNGKTEKYEGYCTDVFFSEALDFIETNKDKPFFCYIATNAPHGPLNVPKEYMDMYKDVDGLEEKFQRFYGMITNIDDNFKLLEDKLAALDIADNTILIFTTDNGTAGGNKVFDAGLRGGKGSEYEGGHRVPLLIRWPNGELTGGKDIDKLVAHYDLLPTFVDLLGFDFNPVKPLDGKSLKPLLYEEAEEWPNRILYMDTQRLQNLVKYRKYSVMDDNWRLVNGTELYDMNKDRSQTTNVFDKHPEVAERLAVGYEKWWQSIMDENVNERYAYIKVGSPEDNPSRISSHDMMTGKFGHMWHQYGATSGAQASGNWKIEFVEDGDYKISLCRFPRESGLAINATFPAEKQRIELERAMPASTKSDFEEAYIYVADLEKTARIEKGQKEVSFTAKVSAGKYDMEAQLIDKDKRVHPAYYVYIEKL; encoded by the coding sequence ATGAAACATAATTTATTTAAAAGCAATAGAAAGCTCGGCAACCAAAATAAGCAAGGCTTTGTAGCAAAGAGCCTTTCGGTTTTCATGATTTTGGCTTGTACGTCATCCGCAGTAATGACGGCACAAAGTAAATCCAAGGAAAAACCGAATGTAATTGTCGTAATCACGGATGACCAAGGTATGGGAGATTTGGGAAGTTACGGAAACCCCTATGTCAAAACCCCGAATATTGACACCTTTTATGAAGATGCCGTACGGTTTAACAATTATCATGTTTCTACAACCTGTGCACCTAGTAGAGGGGCTATAATGAGTGGGCGTCATACCAACAGGTTAAATGTTTTTCATACCATTACGGGACGCTCATTACTTTTTGAAGATGAGGTAATACTACCACAGATATTTGCGCAGAACGGATATACAAATGGCATGTTCGGTAAATGGCACTTGGGAGATAATTATCCGTACCGTCCGGAAGACAGAGGTTTTCATGAAGTTGTCCGTCATGGAGGCGGGGGAATTACCCAAGGTCCTGATTATTGGAACAATGATTATTTTGATGATACGTATTGGCATAATGGAAAAACTGAAAAATACGAAGGCTACTGTACCGATGTTTTCTTTTCGGAAGCATTGGACTTCATAGAAACCAACAAGGATAAACCTTTCTTTTGTTATATCGCCACCAATGCGCCTCACGGCCCTTTGAACGTGCCAAAAGAGTATATGGATATGTATAAAGACGTAGACGGATTGGAGGAAAAATTCCAAAGGTTCTACGGAATGATTACCAATATAGACGACAATTTTAAGCTTTTGGAAGATAAGTTAGCTGCTTTGGATATTGCAGATAACACCATTTTAATTTTTACAACAGATAATGGTACCGCTGGTGGAAATAAAGTTTTTGACGCTGGTTTAAGAGGAGGTAAAGGTAGTGAGTACGAAGGTGGTCATCGTGTTCCTTTGCTAATCCGTTGGCCAAATGGGGAACTTACAGGAGGTAAGGATATAGATAAATTGGTTGCACACTATGACTTGTTGCCTACGTTCGTTGATCTTCTAGGTTTTGATTTTAATCCGGTGAAGCCATTGGACGGAAAAAGTCTAAAACCTTTGCTTTATGAGGAAGCCGAGGAATGGCCAAATAGAATTTTATATATGGATACCCAGCGCTTACAGAATTTGGTGAAATATAGAAAGTACTCTGTTATGGACGATAACTGGCGTTTGGTAAATGGGACGGAGCTTTATGATATGAATAAAGATCGCAGTCAGACTACGAATGTATTTGACAAACATCCTGAGGTAGCGGAAAGGTTGGCTGTAGGTTATGAAAAATGGTGGCAGTCCATCATGGATGAAAACGTTAATGAGCGTTACGCTTATATTAAAGTTGGCTCGCCAGAAGATAATCCTAGTCGTATTTCATCACATGATATGATGACGGGTAAATTCGGCCATATGTGGCATCAATATGGTGCAACTAGTGGAGCACAAGCCTCAGGAAATTGGAAAATTGAATTTGTAGAAGATGGCGATTATAAAATTAGCTTGTGCCGTTTTCCACGGGAAAGTGGTTTGGCCATAAACGCAACCTTTCCTGCAGAAAAACAAAGGATAGAACTGGAAAGAGCTATGCCGGCGAGTACAAAATCCGATTTTGAAGAAGCCTATATTTATGTAGCTGACTTAGAAAAGACCGCTAGAATTGAAAAAGGCCAAAAAGAAGTGTCCTTTACCGCTAAGGTTTCTGCAGGTAAATATGATATGGAAGCGCAATTAATCGACAAAGACAAAAGGGTGCATCCTGCCTATTACGTGTATATAGAAAAGTTGTAA
- a CDS encoding L-fuconate dehydratase: MSKKITITGVEIKDVRFPTSKSLDGSDAMNPDPDYSAAYVILKTDADNGLEGHGLTFTIGRGNELCAAAIQSLAPLVVGKTLESFTADMGAFWKMITGDSQLRWLGPEKGVIHLATGAMVNAVWDLYAKAEGKPLWKLLADMTPEELVRCVDFTYITDAITPQEALAMLKEKESSKQERIAKLKQDGYPAYTTSAGWLGYSDDKMRRLCREAKAAGFDHMKIKVGSDLQDDMRRAAIIREEIGDDLRLMMDANQKWDVDEAIDNMAELKKFNPYWIEEPTSPDDILGHAKIAKAVAPIKVATGEHCQNRVMFKQLMQAGAIEICQIDSCRVGGVNEILAILFMAAKFNIPVCPHAGGVGLCEYVQHLSMIDYIAVSGSLENRIIEYVDHLHEHFFDPVVIENGAYMPPSMAGYSITMKPESLAEYSFPNGSYWEKELCTTL, from the coding sequence ATGTCAAAGAAAATAACAATTACGGGTGTTGAAATTAAAGATGTCCGTTTTCCAACGAGTAAGTCCTTAGATGGTTCGGATGCAATGAATCCAGACCCAGATTATTCCGCGGCGTATGTAATATTAAAGACTGATGCCGACAACGGACTAGAAGGTCACGGATTGACTTTTACCATTGGTAGGGGTAATGAATTATGTGCCGCAGCGATTCAATCCTTAGCCCCGTTAGTGGTTGGAAAAACGTTGGAAAGCTTTACGGCCGATATGGGTGCCTTTTGGAAAATGATTACAGGAGATAGTCAGTTACGCTGGTTAGGTCCTGAAAAAGGAGTTATTCATTTGGCTACTGGAGCAATGGTAAATGCCGTCTGGGATTTATACGCCAAAGCCGAAGGGAAACCACTATGGAAATTACTGGCCGATATGACTCCAGAAGAGTTGGTTCGTTGTGTTGATTTTACCTATATAACAGATGCTATCACTCCTCAAGAAGCATTGGCTATGTTAAAGGAAAAAGAAAGTTCAAAACAAGAACGTATTGCTAAACTAAAGCAAGATGGCTATCCAGCGTATACGACTTCGGCCGGTTGGTTGGGGTATTCGGATGATAAGATGCGTAGGCTTTGTAGAGAGGCAAAAGCGGCTGGTTTTGACCATATGAAAATTAAGGTAGGTTCGGATTTGCAAGATGATATGCGCCGTGCTGCTATTATTCGCGAAGAAATTGGTGATGACCTTCGGTTGATGATGGATGCCAATCAGAAATGGGATGTGGACGAAGCTATAGATAATATGGCCGAATTGAAAAAATTCAACCCATATTGGATTGAAGAACCTACAAGTCCAGATGATATTTTAGGGCACGCCAAAATAGCAAAAGCAGTAGCACCTATTAAAGTAGCAACAGGAGAGCATTGTCAGAATAGGGTAATGTTCAAACAATTAATGCAAGCTGGCGCCATAGAAATATGTCAGATAGATAGTTGTAGGGTAGGAGGTGTCAATGAAATATTGGCCATTTTATTCATGGCGGCAAAATTTAATATACCTGTTTGCCCACATGCAGGTGGCGTTGGACTTTGTGAATATGTACAGCATTTATCAATGATCGACTATATTGCTGTAAGTGGTTCTTTAGAAAATCGTATTATTGAATATGTAGACCATTTGCACGAACATTTCTTTGATCCGGTGGTCATTGAAAATGGTGCGTATATGCCACCAAGTATGGCTGGGTATAGTATAACAATGAAACCTGAATCGTTAGCGGAATACAGTTTTCCGAACGGGAGTTATTGGGAAAAGGAATTATGCACAACATTATAA
- a CDS encoding SDR family NAD(P)-dependent oxidoreductase produces the protein MKFSLKNKSAVVTGGGSGIGKAICLALAEQGAILHILEMNEENAKETASLIEDMGGTASTYSCNVAVRKEVRAAFEAITAKNPIDILINNAGIAHIGNLEVCQEEDLDRLYDVNIKGVYNCMHASIGSLKETGGVIINMASIASSVGINDRFAYSMTKGAVLTMTYSVAKDYLADGIRCNCISPGRVHTPFVDGFINKNYPGREKEIFEKLSKTQPIGRMGKPEEVANLAVYLCSEEASFITGTNFPIDGGFVTLNGS, from the coding sequence ATGAAATTTAGTTTAAAGAATAAATCAGCTGTGGTTACTGGCGGTGGTAGTGGTATAGGTAAAGCCATTTGCTTAGCGCTAGCAGAGCAAGGTGCGATTCTTCACATTCTAGAAATGAATGAAGAAAATGCAAAAGAGACCGCATCACTTATTGAAGATATGGGAGGTACTGCCTCCACTTATAGTTGCAATGTAGCTGTGCGGAAAGAAGTTCGTGCGGCATTTGAAGCCATAACAGCAAAAAATCCAATCGATATTCTAATTAATAATGCCGGTATTGCTCATATAGGTAATTTGGAAGTTTGTCAAGAAGAAGATTTAGACCGTTTATATGATGTGAACATCAAAGGGGTTTACAACTGCATGCACGCTAGTATTGGATCATTGAAAGAGACAGGAGGCGTAATTATAAATATGGCGTCTATAGCATCATCAGTAGGAATCAATGATAGATTCGCCTATTCCATGACCAAGGGTGCGGTATTAACTATGACGTATTCCGTAGCCAAAGATTATTTGGCAGATGGTATTAGGTGTAATTGTATTTCTCCTGGTAGGGTACATACGCCTTTTGTAGATGGATTTATCAATAAGAATTACCCGGGTAGAGAGAAAGAGATTTTTGAAAAGTTATCCAAAACTCAGCCTATTGGAAGAATGGGTAAACCAGAAGAAGTCGCAAATTTAGCGGTATACCTTTGCTCAGAGGAAGCTTCATTTATCACAGGAACTAATTTCCCAATAGATGGTGGATTTGTTACCTTGAACGGTTCGTAG
- a CDS encoding fumarylacetoacetate hydrolase family protein has translation MKLIRFGSIGEEKPGVQLDNGTRLDVSEFVSANYNEAFFGGNGIQELSDWLEKNERNCPIVSDDVRLGSPLVRPSKIVCVGLNYAKHAAESGMTIPKEPVLFFKATSAIVGPNDDVIIPKNSEKSDWEVELAVVIGKKASYVEEKDALDHVAGYVLHNDYSERAFQIEKEGQWCKGKGCDTFAPLGPFIATADEIKDPNNLNLWLKLNGEKIQDSNTSDFIFNIQEVISYISQFMTLLPGDIISTGTPSGVGLGFNPPKYLKAGDVVELGIEGLGSSKQLAKAY, from the coding sequence ATGAAATTAATAAGATTTGGGAGTATAGGCGAAGAAAAGCCAGGAGTACAATTAGATAACGGCACACGGTTGGATGTTTCTGAATTTGTGTCAGCAAATTATAATGAAGCATTTTTTGGAGGTAACGGCATACAAGAATTGAGTGATTGGTTGGAAAAGAACGAAAGAAATTGTCCAATAGTTTCTGATGATGTGCGTTTAGGTTCGCCATTGGTACGCCCTTCAAAAATTGTATGTGTGGGGCTAAATTATGCCAAGCATGCTGCAGAAAGTGGTATGACAATTCCAAAGGAGCCTGTACTCTTTTTTAAAGCTACTTCTGCTATTGTAGGACCAAATGACGATGTTATCATTCCAAAGAATAGTGAAAAATCGGATTGGGAGGTTGAGCTTGCCGTTGTTATTGGTAAGAAAGCTTCCTATGTAGAAGAAAAAGATGCTTTAGACCATGTAGCCGGTTATGTTTTGCATAACGATTATAGTGAGCGTGCTTTTCAGATAGAGAAAGAAGGCCAATGGTGTAAAGGAAAGGGATGTGATACGTTTGCTCCTTTAGGGCCGTTTATCGCTACTGCAGATGAAATTAAAGATCCAAACAATCTTAATTTATGGTTGAAGTTAAATGGAGAAAAAATTCAAGATAGCAATACTTCAGATTTTATTTTCAATATACAAGAAGTTATAAGTTATATAAGTCAGTTTATGACCCTATTACCGGGAGATATTATTTCAACAGGTACGCCTTCAGGTGTTGGTTTAGGTTTTAATCCGCCTAAATATTTAAAGGCAGGAGATGTTGTAGAGCTTGGTATTGAAGGATTGGGAAGTTCAAAACAACTGGCAAAAGCATATTAG
- a CDS encoding SDR family oxidoreductase, protein MDLNLKDKVIIVTGGSKGIGLGITQVLLQEGAIPFIIGRNKPSILAVVEEIKKTGGKVGFAFAELTDPEQCKAAVENVIATFGRIDGLVNNAGVNDGVGLENGNYEDFMASLQKSLVHYYLMAQYALPELKKSKGAIVNIGSKTSFTGQGGTSGYAASNGGRNALTREWAVELLPYEIRVNALIVAECYTPLYEKWINTFSEPEKKMKSITDKIPLGNRMTTAVEIANTVVFLLSELSSHTTGQLLFVDGGYTHLDRAITV, encoded by the coding sequence ATGGATTTAAACTTAAAGGATAAAGTCATTATCGTTACTGGTGGATCAAAAGGTATAGGCCTTGGTATTACCCAGGTTTTATTGCAAGAGGGGGCAATTCCTTTTATTATTGGCAGGAACAAGCCCAGTATCTTAGCGGTGGTAGAAGAGATTAAAAAAACGGGTGGTAAAGTAGGCTTCGCTTTTGCAGAGCTAACAGATCCAGAGCAATGTAAAGCAGCCGTAGAAAACGTCATCGCTACTTTTGGTAGAATTGACGGTCTTGTAAACAATGCCGGTGTAAATGATGGGGTTGGTCTGGAAAATGGCAATTACGAAGACTTTATGGCTTCCCTTCAAAAAAGTTTAGTCCATTATTATCTTATGGCTCAGTATGCCCTTCCAGAACTTAAAAAGAGCAAAGGAGCCATTGTAAATATAGGCTCCAAAACTTCTTTTACGGGCCAAGGGGGAACATCTGGTTACGCAGCTTCCAATGGAGGAAGAAATGCTCTGACCAGAGAATGGGCAGTAGAACTTTTGCCTTACGAGATTAGGGTGAATGCCTTAATAGTTGCGGAATGTTATACCCCTCTGTATGAAAAGTGGATCAATACATTTTCGGAACCTGAGAAAAAAATGAAATCCATTACGGATAAAATTCCATTAGGTAACCGTATGACGACAGCTGTAGAAATAGCCAATACGGTTGTTTTTCTATTGTCAGAACTATCTAGCCATACTACAGGACAATTACTTTTTGTAGATGGAGGATATACACATTTAGATAGGGCAATAACAGTTTAA